From Nicotiana tabacum cultivar K326 chromosome 22, ASM71507v2, whole genome shotgun sequence, one genomic window encodes:
- the LOC107777996 gene encoding U-box domain-containing protein 13-like, with product MGEEKGALAQKLIEIVNEISSISEFRISVKKEYCNLGRRLKLLIPMFEEIRDNDVAVSEDSMKALFSLKEALESTKELLKFGSDGSKIYLVLEREQIMNKFHEVTAQLEQALSGVHYEELDISDEVKEQVELVLSQFQRAKGRVDTPDAELHEDLLSIYSKSIDAAIDQVVLRQLVEKLQLTGIADLTQESCALHEMITATGEDTEERIEKMSVILSKMKDFVLTENPESDSSSREKSSTCSGQASTGTTHKAPVIPDDFRCPISLELMKDPVIVSSGQTYERSSIEKWLEAGHSTCPKTQQVLTSNTLTPNYVLRSLIAQWCEANGVEPPKRPGSLPNKSASACTPAEHSKIEDLLRKLTSGKPEDRLSATGEIRLLAKRNADNRVAIAEAGAIPLLVDLLSTPDSRVQEHAVTALLNLSICEDNKRSIVTSGAVPGIVHVLKKGSMEARENAAAALFSLSVIDENKVIIGTYGAISPLVTLLSDGTQRGKKDAATALFNLCIYQGNKGKAVRAGVVPTLMQLLTEPQGGMVDEALAILAILASHPEGKAAIGAAGAVPVLVNVIANGSPRNKENAVAVLVHLCSGDQHHIVEVQELEVMGPLLDLVQNGTDRGKRKATQLLERINRYAEQQKQAQVQAETPVHAQIHNQLSQSPPSSTDSLDS from the exons ATGGGAGAAGAAAAAGGAGCGTTAGCGCAAAAGCTGATTGAGATAGTGAATGAAATATCAAGCATTTCTGAGTTCAGGATTTCAGTGAAGAAAGAGTACTGCAATCTGGGAAGGAGGCTCAAGTTATTGATTCCAATGTTCGAAGAGATTCGAGATAATGACGTGGCAGTTTCTGAAGACTCGATGAAAGCACTTTTTTCACTGAAGGAAGCTCTTGAATCAACTAAGGAATTGCTCAAATTCGGGAGCGATGGAAGTAAGATTTATCTG GTGTTAGAAAGGGAGCAGATAATGAATAAATTTCACGAAGTGACAGCCCAGCTAGAACAAGCTTTAAGTGGAGTTCATTATGAAGAGCTTGACATTTCTGATGAAGTTAAAGAGCAG GTAGAGCTTGTTCTTTCTCAGTTCCAAAGAGCCAAAGGAAGGGTTGATACGCCTGATGCCGAACTACACGAGGATCTATTGTCCATTTATAGTAAGAGTATTGATGCTGCTATAGATCAAGTTGTCCTAAGGCAATTGGTTGAGAAGTTACAGCTGACTGGAATAGCTGATCTCACACAAGAATCATGTGCTTTGCATGAAATGATTACTGCTACTGGCGAAGATACAGAGGAGAGGATAGAGAAGATGTCAGTAATATTGAGCAAAATGAAGGACTTTGTGCTGACTGAGAATCCGGAGAGTGATTCTTCTTCGAGGGAGAAGTCTTCAACTTGTAGTGGACAAGCATCGACAGGGACAACTCATAAGGCCCCAGTAATACCTGATGATTTTCGGTGTCCTATATCCCTGGAATTGATGAAAGATCCTGTCATTGTTTCATCTGGGCAG ACTTATGAGCGTTCTTCTATTGAGAAGTGGCTGGAAGCAGGGCATAGCACTTGTCCCAAGACACAACAGGTCCTTACAAGCAATACTCTCACTCCAAACTATGTGTTGCGAAGCCTCATAGCACAGTGGTGTGAAGCGAATGGGGTTGAACCACCCAAACGGCCAGGTAGTTTACCCAATAAGTCAGCATCCGCGTGCACGCCTGCTGAGCACTCAAAGATAGAAGATCTCCTGAGAAAGCTCACATCTGGCAAACCTGAAGATCGGCTCTCTGCCACAGGTGAAATCCGCCTTCTTGCTAAGCGCAATGCTGATAATCGTGTTGCAATAGCTGAAGCAGGTGCTATTCCTCTGCTCGTCGACCTTCTTTCCACACCCGATTCTCGGGTCCAAGAGCATGCTGTTACAGCACTACTTAACCTCTCTATTTGTGAGGATAACAAACGGAGCATTGTAACATCAGGGGCAGTGCCTGGTATCGTCCATGTGCTTAAGAAGGGGAGCATGGAAGCACGTGAAAATGCGGCAGCCGCCCTATTTAGCCTTTCTGTTATAGATGAAAATAAGGTCATAATTGGTACTTATGGAGCAATTTCTCCACTTGTGACATTACTAAGTGATGGCACCCAGAGAGGGAAGAAAGATGCAGCTACCGCACTTTTCAATCTGTGCATTTATCAAGGGAACAAGGGCAAGGCAGTAAGGGCTGGAGTTGTGCCCACTCTAATGCAGCTGCTTACGGAACCTCAAGGTGGTATGGTCGATGAAGCACTTGCCATTTTAGCGATATTGGCTAGTCACCCAGAAGGGAAGGCAGCCATTGGAGCTGCAGGGGCAGTTCCTGTTTTGGTAAATGTGATCGCAAATGGGTCTCCCAGGAACAAAGAAAATGCAGTTGCAGTTTTGGTACACCTCTGCTCTGGGGACCAACATCATATAGTAGAGGTTCAGGAGCTAGAAGTAATGGGGCCGTTGCTAGATTTAGTACAAAATGGCACTGATAGGGGCAAACGAAAAGCAACTCAGTTGCTGGAACGAATAAACAGATATGCTGAGCAGCAAAAGCAGGCCCAGGTACAAGCTGAAACTCCAGTCCATGCTCAAATTCATAACCAGCTCTCACAGTCGCCACCCTCATCGACAGATTCCTTGGACAGctga